The genomic interval GTGAATTATGCATGGCATTATGGGGTATTCTCTGTCAGATCGATGAATCTGGACAGTTTGAAAAATGGAATCTCCCAATCATTGAACAAATAAATGAAGCAATCAAAATGGGAATTAGCACTAGTCCAAATTTAGCAACAATCCGACTTATAACGAATGTGGTTCATGAGAAAATCAACTCACTTAAAGAGCAGTATTCGAGCTTGTAGGTATGGGAGAGCAAAATAAGGTATCCATCCTATCTTTTTTTGGAAATAATTAAATTTATTCTTTTCCAAAAATGTATTTATGTTATATTTAGAATACAGATGAACAAGATGGGTAAGTCTAGTGGGTAGGCAAAAAATAGAACGGTTAATGAATAAGGGGGAATTTATAAAGATTGCCCAATTCTTAACAGGCGAAAAGGAAAAATGGTTAGATCAAATGCATGTTCTGACCCAAATCTCTAAACCTCATTTGGTTTCTTATGGCAAAGGAGAAAGAGATATTCCAAATGTACATGCTCTATTTTTGCGGCATATGTACTATTTGTTAAAAGTGTATCCTGACCTATATGTTGATTTAAATGTTTTAATGCGCAAGCCAGTTACATGTGATGAGACTTTGCCAAACTATAAAGATATTTCACAAAAAACTGCGTTGTTGGGTAAAATTAAATCACTAGAACAGCAGCTTAGAAAAATTCATCGTTTAAGTGATATTGATAAGTCGAATGATGATTAAAGTCTCCTAAGATCGAAGGTAAGTAAGATGAGCAGTTCAAATGGTTTCTCAATTTATTTTTGGGCGAACGTAATTATGATTTCTGTAGTGATATTTATGGCTACTCGTAGTTTTACAAAGATGGCAGACATGCAAGAATTACAATCAAGGTATAATGTTTCAATGACTACTTATGCTTGCCCAATCGAAGAGTACGGCATTAAGAAAGCTTGTTTACCACCAAGTTCTAAGTAAGCCGTAATCATATATTCGACAATTCGACACCCGAACAATAAGGAAAAACTTCTAATGAATACGTCAATATTTCTTTTGCTTTTCTCAGTTATCCCATTGAATGTGGGGGCTCATCTGGATAATCAGCAAGTCTTACCAATGCCAACAATGCAAGCATGTGAAGCTCTTTTGAAAGAGGCAAAGACTATCGATATGAATGGGCGGTGTGTTGATATTTCAAAGGCTGAGTGAAGTACTTATGAAGTAAGCTGAAATCTTAGAACCCTATCAAGTTTGCTGGATTATCTGCAAAAAGTTCGCTGTCCTCGATGTAGGGCAGGAGAGATTGAACGGATTTATGGCGCGTGTGTTGTTTCAGTCTCGCCAGTGGCACATTCGCCTGTGATGCAGCCGTAGCAAGACCACGGCGCAAGCTATGACCACCATATATAGCCGAATCAATCCCAATCAGTTCAACACCACGTTTCACCACCTGAGAAACCGTTTCTTTATAAATTGGTTCATTCTTCCAAATTTCTTGTCCTAAAGGCGGTTTCATAGGAAGGAATAACGGCCCTTCGGTTGCTTTTGTGAAGGCTAGCCATTTGCGAAGGTTCTGTATGGGACAAATCATGGCATTTTGGCCCATAGGAATGCCGACACGCTGCACTTCTCCTTTTCTGGCACCTTTGGCATCCCAAAGATTTAGAATGGCACCGTCATTCATAAAAACAACATCCTGTACTTTCAGGTTCGCTACTTCGGATCGACGGAGTGCGCCAGCAAAGCCCATCGTTAAAATAGCCCTGTTGCGCCACCATATAGGTTTATCCGGTGCGGCTTGGCAGATAGAAGCCAGATCAATAATCGTCAGGTTCTTTTTCGATTTGCTCTTTGTTTTGAGAGAACGTCGAATACCGTCTAATTGTTTTTTGACTTTGATATGCCGTGTTTGGGCTGTTTCTTCTTCTAGATCGTGGAATTTAGAAATAGCGCAAACCGTTCTTTCAATTGTAGGCCAGCTATATTCCTCTTTAACCAACCAAGATAAGAAGGCTTGGATTGTTTTTAGTTCGGCAGGGAGAGGGGAGGCATCAACCTTTTTGCACCATGCCTTGAATTGCTTCCAAGAGTGATTGTAGGTTTTCCATGTCTCTGAAGAGTACGCTTGATCTTCAAGTTCTTGTGTTAAAGAATGAAGCTGATCTATATCGAAATCCGCAATCTTCTCTACATCTGAATGTCGTCGCTTGACCAAAAATATCTCCTTACTTGATGTAACAGATATCTACAGTGTAGAGGCTATTTAGTATGCCGACCACGTTTAAGATTAGCAATGTAAAGCCCCCTATATAGTTCTAGGAGCTATGGAGGGCGTAGAGGTTATTTTGTCGGCAGGGCTTGAAAAAGATAGTCTTCTAGCCTGTTTTCCTCTTTCAGCATTTCAAGAGCCAGCACAAGACTTTCCAGATCATGCGTAACCTTCATACCTTCACCACCGTTCAATTGACGGGAAATAGTATGGCGTTGCTTGCCAAGTAGTTCTGCAATCTTCTTTTGATTAAGCCCAAGGGCTTTTATGCGGTCTTTCATATCCATGTTTTCTATATACATGAAAAAAAATGTACCGTCACGGTATTTTTATCTTGTTTTATGTGTACCGTCACGGTACTATAAAGAGGATCAAACACAAACGAAGGCGAGATGTGATGTTTAAATTAGTACGCGAAACAAGTGACGGTATTCTTGAACGTGGCACAGTTGAAATGTCTGTCTATATGCCTTCGGAATTGTCTGAAAAATTCCATGCAGCATTTGATAATTATTGGGGTGATTTTAACTCTGGTTGTGCTGATGACTCATACGGTACTTACACAACTGAATTTATGATTGAACCGCCAGAGATCAAATCTTTTCGTAGAGCTTGGAAAGAATTTAAACAGTCAGTTAAAGGCTAAAGATATGCAATTTAATACTTTTAAGATTTGGTCTACTGAAGATCAGTTTAGCGAGTTTGTTATGACAGCAGATCATTGCATTGATAGTGACGGGTCGTGGTCTGATGATTGGTGCGTAGCGCAGATGGATAGTCGCTTTCCTCATAAAAAATGGGACCGTGGGAATATTTCATGGGACTGTATCGACACATGGGAAGAGGATGACGAATAATGATTGAGCAAGACGAACGTAAATCACAATTCCTATCAAGTTTTCATGATTACTTGCCACACTATCTTAATCAGGTAGAAGAAAGTCGCAAACGCGCTTGTGAAGAAGATGATCCAGACTATGAGCCTGAAATTGATTATACAGTAGAGACAATCGAAGGCTTGCAAGGTAAGATTACAAAAGTAAATAAAGATAAATCCATTTGGATGCTTACAGACAAATATAATAGAAAAATAAAAATCCCATTTAGACAATATTGCATCATTAGCACATGGTAGGAAAAGAAATGTCAGCAGATCAAACGGTATATGAAAAAGAAGACGGCATTCATGCTCAATTTTCTTTTGATGAACAATCCAAATCCATTCCCTTAGATATTATTGATTTGGATGAATTGATTGAGGCGGCACAAAAAGCAAAAGAGCTTATCTGTGCGAATGCTCATTAACTAGCTCAGTAAGCTTCACTAATGGAACCAGATGTAAGCAGAACGCAGGATAGGAAAGAGATATGAGACAACATTTACCACATATCCATTGTTCATCGAAAACAGAACCGCCGACAGGCTGGACGGTATTTCTTCGCTCTGATTATGGGCTGGAAGTCGTAGAAGTCGATTACGATCCAAAATCGCCGGATGATCAAAAGTCCATTGTAAATGACCTAGACGTTCTTATTAGCTGCAAGATTGATAGCATTTCAATCTACATGGTTTATAAAAACCGTCATGCTGATCATATCAGATCAATCGTTAAAACGTTGAATGAAGACGACGATATAGAACAGCTAATCAAGGCACTCGAACAACAAGTGACTTGTCAGCATGATTTCTTTTTTGCGTGTGACCCACGCGATTATATGTAAGCTTCACAAATAGATAAGGAATAGGAAAAATGAAAAAGATTATCCTTACAGCACTTGCAGCTGCCGCGATCCACGTGACCTGTGCGCAAGCTGGAGAGATTAAAGCTATCCCTCATTCAGATTTATATGCTGATCCATGTGATATACGTATCGTCGAAGAACGTATTGTTTATACAAATGATTATCATGTTCCTGAACCGCAGAATGGTAAAGGCGTAGATAACTTTACATATGCCATTGATCTTTATATGGCAGGCCGAGATAAGCCTTTCACTGTGTTTGATGGATATACAGAAAATGGCGCGCAGGAAGCGATTAAAAATATTGTCAATTTCCGTAATTCGGCAGAATGCAGACCTTTACTTGTTTCTGTTAAAGATGAACGTTTAGAGCAACGAGTTAAGCAGCAATATTTGATTAATGAAGCGATTAAAAAGGCATGGAAAGAGAATAAGGGGAAATAAATTTAACAGGATTAAAACAATGAAAAAACTATTCCTCTTTTCTGCCTTGCTCGTCGGGATCGGCGCGACCAGTGTTCAAGCTGAAACACTCAAAGCCGCAAAACAACGTTGTGCATTACAAGGTGGTGTGGCTGTAGAAACGGAAAGCAGAAGCGGTGAATTTGATTGTGTTGTTGCCAGCTACAAAACATTTCCGACATTCAACTATTCAAGAGAATGGTCAAAAGAAACTACTGCTCAAGATCATGTTGTAGAACTTGAACGCCGGATTGTGTCGTTAGAACAACATGTGATCAAATTGACGGAAGCCTTAAAGGTTGTTGCTGAAATGGCAAGCTCGGCTCAATTGTCACAAGTGAAACCGATGAAAGCCAAATAAGTCTTTCGTAAGCATTTAACTAGTTCAGTAAGCTTCACTAATGGAAGGAACGAAAGGGGGAGGCGATGACAATCAAAGTAGGAGACACATTGTATAATGTTTTTGTTTGGCTCGGTGACGATCCCAACGATCCTATGTTTAAAGAAGGTGAAGAAGACGAAGATTTTATGAAGCCTTCAACAGAATTGGAAACCTATCAGGTTCGCTCAATTCGTCGGCCTAACACCAAAAGAGAATATTGGTCAACTCAAGAAGAACGAGATAGCCGCCCACAAATGGTTACAGCATTTCAAGTTAATCAGTGGACTCAAAATAGAAAAGGCAAATGGCTTAAAAACATTGATGAGTTTTATCGTAAGCAATGGAAGGTAACAGAAGACATTCCATTCTCACGAACAAAAGCCGGAGCCTATCGCAAGGCCATTTCTCAAACTAAAAAAGCTTCTGAGTTTGATCCAAAAAAGCCAGTGCATAAACGATTACTGGCGGGACTAAAAGCTAGATACACTAAGGTTAAAAACGCAAAGTCTAATTAAGACTTTTGTAAGCTTCACAAATAGATGGGCGATAAATGGTCTACTTTAAATGATGTAGTCCACCCAATTCGAAAACACTAGGAAATGCAAAGGAAAGCAGATGGGCGACAAAAAGAAATTTATGGTGCATGTGTCCGCAAAAATGTCTGATGGCGGTATTGTCGTTGTCGAAGCTGAAAGCGAAGAAGACGCAAAGCACATTGTAGAAGCGGCTGGCCCGTCCGGTTTGGACAATGGAGAACTGGAAGTCTATTCAGGCTTTGACGATCCCCAAGTGTCCAGTATCGAAATTGGCAATGTGCTGTCTTTGAGAACCAACCCAGATGTAATGCTGCATGGTGGCACTCGCAAGGCCAAGTAAGATTTCAGTAAGCTTCACAAATAGAAGGTAAAAAGATATGAACAAATACAGTCTCTTTGAGAAAACTCAATTTGCGACGATCGGGATCGGTGCAATCATTGGTGTGTTGCTGGTGTTTTTGAACCACACATCACTTTTGGATAAAGCATTAGGTGATTTTGAAGGCAAACTAGATCACTTGTTCAATATTTCTTTTATCTTTTTTACAGGGTTATCTATCGGTGGCGTGTTGAAAGAACGTCAGATTACAGAAGTTGAACAGACAAACAGTAATGTTGAGCGCAACGGCATGGCTTCAAATGTTGTTATTCCAACACTCTTTAATAGCGATATTGTCAGCCTAATACACAATGATATGCGTCAAATCCAAGGTGAAGCAGCAGAGGCCGCAGAAGATGCAGATAGCATCGTAGACAGATATAAAAAAGCTGATTACTTATGGGAATATGCAAGCCGCGCACTGGATCATGACGATCTAACCAAAGAAGAATTTAGCAAGCTTGAACATATCTCAGGAATATTAAAGGACTTTGTAATGGAAGCACGAAGCCAAGGTCTTTTAGAAGGTCCAACGAGTTCTAGGTAAGCTTCACTAATGGATAAAAGGGGCCGTTACGCCCCTTCTTTTTTGTCTGCAAGAAGGGTATTTACTGTCTTGCCGTAAAGGTCTGGATCAACACTCTTTAACGCCTCACCAAAAGCCACCAGTGATATAATATCTTGTGTGATGGTCGCGTTCTTCTTGCCATTCAAACGGTTGTTTATTGTAACCCTGTTATGGCCTAACAAATCTGCAAGGTCTTGCTGATTAAGCCCAAGGGATTTTATGCGAGTTTTCATATCCATAGGTTTTTATACTGTAAAATATTTGTAGTGTCACGCTACTTTTTGCATTGACTTAAAATGTAGTCTCATGCTACATTATTATCAAGATAGGAACTCAACAGGATACGTCACAATGTTCAATATTTCCAAAACAACTTACAATATGGCTCGTAAACGAGGTTTTATTATTGAGCTTGATACATGGCCTTCCGCTTTTGGTGAAGATCATGAAGACGTGCTGTCTCTTACTTTTCATGAACTGGATGAAGATGGTCATCCTGATTACGATAATTTCTTTGCCTCCTATCGGGTTGAGGAGCAAGGCTTGTTTTGGAAAGGACAGATTTACGGAAACGGTGAAGAGTTTCCACATTGGATCGCAAGTGAAGAAGCTTTGCGCCATGTAATTAAACATGCAATGTCTACAATTCAATAAAGGTTTTCAAAATCAAACGGAACGGATCACACAAAACCGATATGAAAATAGCCTTCAACGTTCACGCCGTTGATTTGGGTATCTGTACACTGTCTGGCAAGGGCGATACGGGCGATGTAAAGGCCGCTTTGCAAGCTGCGCAAATTGCAGCAACATTTAAAAAACGCTACACAGATTTATTGAAGCGTATTGATGACGCAAGCGGGGCGGGTATAATGACAGCCGAAGAACATCAAGAGGCTATGGAATGGCTGGGCGAAGCTGGAGGGAATTAAATGTCAGCTTTTAATTTACACCCATTAAAGCGAAACAGTTTACAGTCGTCGTATATTGAACGTTTCGTAAGCATAATGTGAAAAGGAATTGCAGTTGTCTTATGTAGAAGAATTTAAGAGCGCAGTATCTAGAAGTAACGAGAATGGAATTGACGTTACATTCCCATTGATTAAGAGAAAGCCATATCTCGATAAGAAGACACTCAATAAGTATAGTCGATTTTTCAGTCAAAAATTCACAGATATCGGATATGAAGCATTTAAAGGTCAATGTTTGGCTATTTCCCAAGCGACGCATGAGTATCTAGAAGAAAAGGTAAAAATACCTTCAATATTGACGTTTGGTTACGTTGTATTAGATGATGATGACTATTTCAAGCAGGATGAAAACTTCTATTCAGCTTTAGTACGAAACCCTAGCCGTAAACAAAGTGAAAATATTCACGCTTGGGTAACCCTGACAAGTGGTGAGATTATTGATCCAACCTTTGCAACATCTTATGCGTATGCTCATGGTATTGAAGAAATGAAGGGTAGCGTTGTTAGCGGCTATGCCGACAAGTTAAATAAGGGCATGTCATATCATCCAATGATTGTAGGTTCTGATTTTTTGATCAAAGCTGGATTCATACGAATAGGTCGCTTTGCTCTTACTTGAAATGAAAAAAGGCTAAGAATCAGCGTTTCTCCGGCTTTTTTCATTTCGGTGTATTAGTTACAAAATACTGGTGATTTCATGGATTACTTAATTCAGATATTGACCACTTTAAAATGGCTTCATAATTAGGATTAACGAAAATATTTTGAAATTCATCAACTCTAATTTCAGTTATTAGTGAAGCGAAGTCTTTTTGGAACTCAATGTCTTTATATAAAAGGGCTCCACGTTTTAAATAGTCTTCTAATGGCCTAGTTGCTCTTCCAGCTGGAGTTAATGTTTTTTCTGATCTAGATTTTATTACAGCAAGCCGATGTTCATATTCTGCAATTTTCTTTTTTATTGAGGGGGTAAGTGTTCCTTTAGCAACGAATTCGTAGAGGTTTGAAAGTTGCACTTTATATTTATTTTGCTCAACCGTGATTTCTTGTTTTTGGTCTGAGATGAACTTTTGAACTTTATACAAATTATGATGTCGATTATTTTTCAAGGCTTTTCTTAATTGAATGCTGATTTCTTCCATTAGTTTTTCTAGTGAAATAGATTTCTTATTTTTGCAGTTTTTGTGTTTGGTATGCTGAATGCAGAAATATCTTTCTTTCTTTTGTAGATTTAGAGAGCTACCACAACATTTACAAAATAACTTTTGGGTTAATGGGTTTGTTGTTCTTGTTCTGTTGCCTTTGGTTACTAATAGTCGATCTTGTCTCAATCTTACTTTTTTTTCAGTTTCTGGATCGATAATTCTTAAAGATGGCATATCTTTAAAAACCCATTCTTCACGCGGGTTTAGTTTCTTCAGTCTTTTTCCTGTAATTGGGTCTCTTATGTGCCTTTCTTTGTTAAAGACAATCTGTCCCACATACATAGGATTATTAAGAATACCAATTAATTTTTGCCTGTTTCCTAGTAGCGTATTAATTTTCCAGAGTTTACCAGATGGGCTGGGAATGCCATCTTTGTTTAACGTCTCAACGATCTCAGAAAGTAGCAGCCCTTCAGAATATTCTTTATAAATACGTTTGATAACTTCTGATTGATCTGGGTTGATTTCACGAAGGCCTCGAATTGGTTCACCTTTTTCATCATATTTTTTGCAAACATTGTAGCCATAACAAATACCAGAAGCCACTTTACCTCTTTTTACGGCTGCGACTTGGCCACGTTTTGTTTTTTTTGCCACATCGTCCGTGTAGGCTTCAGAAAGATATGCTTTTATGGTTAAGCCAGGCTTGTTAAGGCGGCCATCTTGAACTGTATGTAGCTCGACGTCGTTAAATTTTAATAATTTAAAGAAAAAAAGTATGTCTGATTGATCACGGCTTATACGATCAAGGGCTTCGCATAGTAATATTACCCCAGGACGTGCTTGGATCACCTCAAGGACTTTCTCAATGCCCTGTCTTTTCATTGTTTTACCAGTTATAGCATCGTCAGAGAAAGCTTGAGCAACATAGCCCCCCTGTCGTTCTACATATTCAGTGCATAATTGAATTTGGTCTTCGCAAGACTTTGGATTTTGGAGATCAGAGCTATATCTTGCATAAATAATGAATGTTTTCATAAGTGGAATTTAAATTCTGAATATTTCTCAACTTCAAAGTAATATACAGACAAAAAAACTTTAAACAATCACCCTCAAGCGTCTGGCAATATTATTCGGTAATTAGGTCTTCAAAACGTTCAATTTCATTTACAAAATCTTTCTTCGTTTCGTTAAACCAAGAAAGGCAGTGTATAGTTGATTTGTAATCATCTTTTTCTAAACTATCTAATAATGCAGCGCTAAATTTCTGAATATATATGAGGGATTTGGCAAGCTCTGGATTTGAGATTGCTGTTTTAGGGAAGTGTGCCAAAGATAAGTCGCGAAATTTCACAAAATCTTCTGTTTTATTTAAGCTCCCTATGAATTCACCTTTATCAAGCAGACTGGTAAAAACACGATGAATTTTCTTGGCTTGTGAAACAGCTTCAGACAAATTCTTAACGTTAGTCGTGTAATTTTTTATGATAAGTAAGAAACCTGTATCAAGTTCTCCAATGCCTCCGATATACTCACCGTCTGCAAAAATATGAAACAATTCGTCGCTTATGGGTTTAATAGTATATTTTATCTTACTCATACTTTTTGTTTATCCATTACCAACTGTACTGAAAATCAAGCATCCACAATTTCATTAATATTTTGAAGAGTTTGATTAGTCGCACTAGTGCGATTATCTAGGCTAGGTACACTAACTCGCTGTGAAAGGTTGACAATAAGGGGGAGTATTTAACTATCTTAATTATCTATAATATCTTTAATAGTTAAGTTAGCTGCATTATCTCTATTAACTTTATTAGGGCGGATATCTGGTAAATATTTTTCAGGTATCGGTATTCCGTAATCGGCTAGTGCCAATAGCAAAACATCTTTTTTGCCAATATCAACCAGATCACCATCAGTTTGTTTTAGGTTTTTTGAAAAAGTGTCAAAAACCGTTCTAACAGGTTCTGGAATTCCGCTAAAATTCAATTGAACTTTCTTGTCTTTGAATTTTGGCTTAGGCCCTGGCTTCTTTTTGGGTAGGTCTTGATCCAGATTGCGTTCGCCACTTAATGAAGGTTTGTGATTAACGCTTTGATCAACTTTTTTGTGAAGTTCTTCTTGTGCTAGAACTTCAGCATCATTTAAATTGAAATCTTGAACGCTTCTGCGAGCCATTGTTACCTCTTTTTCTTATCGTAATAATCCAGAGCATTTGCGATCTGCAAGGAGGCCAAAACATCTTTTGCGGCTGAACGGGCGTTTCCTTCGAGGAAACCTCCAAAGCTGATAAAATCCTCAAATAGTGTTCGATGTAGCATTTTTCCATCAAGGACAGTGATATCCTTTGCTTTAGCCTTTTGGATAATCAGCTGACTTGAAATTTTTGCCATTTTTGTATTGGGTTTGAAGTCTGAGAAGACGATATAAGTAGGAACTTTGAAATTGTCTTCCCCAATGTGGGCTGCTTTAAGAGCAGCTTGTGTTTCAATCGTTTCAAGAATATGTACCAACCCTTTTGCATCAGGTTTTGCCGCCTTTACAGGGACAAGTATTAAGTCTGAAAGCTGAATGGAATGGTCGGTTGCTTTTGAATCGATACCAGCAGTATCGATAAGAACAATATCGTATTCTTTTTTGTAAGCGAGAATGAGTTTGGGAAGTGCGCGTTCATCTGTCTCAATCTCATAATCAATTTCGATGCCTTGCTTGTTGCAGGCCTCAACGAAATCGGCAAGAGGCGTGAGAGGGTCTGTATCAATCGCAGCAACTTTAGCACCATCTTCATGCATCAATGTAGCGATTGAAGCTAAAACCGTGGTTTTGCCAGATCCGCCTTTTTTTTGGACGACTGAGAGAACTTGTCCTGTCATAAAAAATCTCCTTACTGGGATATCTATATTAATTCAACTATCTGAATTATGCCAGATAATATGGATATGTCAATTAATTATACTAGTTTAGTTATTATAATTATCTATAATAATATTATTATGTGAAATATGGCTGATATCTTAGTTAATTATAATAGCAGTGTTCCGGCCACGCCCTAAACGGGCGCGAAGTTATTTGCGCCCCTATGGGGCTTTGGCCCTTCGCCCGAATACTCAATCCCAAGCCCTACGGGTTAAAAGGGGCTCGTGTCCTCGGCTACGCCTGCGGGCCGCGCAATCGCCCCTTTTAAGGGTTGATTATTCTCCTCCGCTTTTTGTCTGCAAGTAAGAAGTCGAAACGGGCATCAGCTCATTGACTTAATTTTAAAATACATCAAATTGCAAAGGACTAAATCATGTCACAGTCATACAAATACACAGGCCACTCTGAAGCGAAATTTAACTTTGAAGGTCGTCTTGTTTCTATTAACGAGAAAGAAGGTAAAACCTATATCTCCATTGGAACGACCAAGCATTATCAAGATGCAAATGAAGAATGGCAAGAAAGAGATATGATCCATTTCACACAGACATATTCTCCAGTCATCATTGATAAAGTCAAGAAGTGGAACCCCGGCGATATTATCAAATTGAAAGGTGATGTTGAATCTTGGCAATCTGGTGAAGGCGATACATTTGAATGTGGTTCAAATCATATCGTCAAAACAGCAAAGCGCATCGCCATTAAGCAAGTTTAATTTGAAATTGGAGAGGGTATTTGAACTCTCTCCATTTTCTGCTATATTATACCTATAAGGAGTTACACTAATATGTCTGGTACTAAAACAGCGTCAAATGCAGAACTAATTGCCAAAATAGATGAACTTGAATCCTTTGTTGGGGCCGAAGTTCGTGAAATGCGCAATATGGTTACTGAAATGATGCAAACAGTAGGCTTTGTTTCTGGTCGTGTTGAAGAACAATCAAAAAGAATAGATGATTTAAGGCGTCATGTTCCAACTGTTGTTGGAGTGCACCCTAAAGGGGCTGAACCAGCGGAGTAAGGTTAAATAAATGGAGTAACAAGGCACTGGCTTTAAAGTCGGTGCCTTTTTTGTTGCGCGAATCTGTATGGCGTTAGACGTTGGGCGAGTGTGTGGCAAATTCGGTTAGGTCGCTTCGCGAACTAATCATATTCCGAATTTGCCACACACTCGCTAGACGCGCCTTTTTAGCTGTGGGCATTGAGGCGCGTCTATGACCTATGGATATGTGGACAATCGCAAGCGAACGGCGATTTTACCCACCGCCGCAAGCGTCCGTGGATAAAAACACCTTTGACCACATAGCCACAGGCCACAACAACCTAGTTCCGTAGCACCGCTTTGCGGCGCAAGTTGTCTATTTGTCTGGGAACTGACATTAAAACTCCTGCTTAAGCTAATGAATAATTATCGTTTAGCCAATGGGGTTAGGCCCTTCGCCCAAAAATTCAACCCCAAGCCCTTCGGGTCAAAAGGGGCTCGTGTCCTCGGCTACGCCTGCGGGCCGCGCAATCGCCCCTTTTGAGGGTTGAATTTTTTCCTCCGCTTTTTGTCTTCAGGTGAAGAAAGCGAAACACACAATAGCGGAGTATCTAAAATGAAAACCTCAAATGTAATCAACTTTCCCACCAAAATTGAAACATTAACTTTAGGTTTGCCAGTCGTTTCAACACATGGCCACAAAGAAGGCTATATTGTTGATGTAAGAGAGCTAAAAAATAAAACTTGCATGCTCATTGGTTCTGGCATGAAACCAGAAAAGCATGAATATCAAGTTGCTTGGTGCGATGATAAAAAACAGCCGCATTCGTTAGATTGGTATCTTGAAAGCCTAACTCTCGAATTCGCAGAAAATGCAGTTAATCAAAATCTTTTTATGTCTTTAACAGAATTGGAGATTGCTTTTTATCAAACAGGTGCAGCGGCCGCAACAGCAGATAGAAGAAGAAAGCAAGAGCATGAACAAAATCTAAAGGCTGTTGAACGTGCGTCTTTCTTGCTCGATGCTGAAGACAAATTTAAAGAAGCAACAAAACAATTAGGGCAAGAGCCTAAATCTATAATTGTTGCGGAACTCATTCAAAATAAGAGTGATTTACA from Candidatus Terasakiella magnetica carries:
- a CDS encoding recombinase family protein; the protein is MKTFIIYARYSSDLQNPKSCEDQIQLCTEYVERQGGYVAQAFSDDAITGKTMKRQGIEKVLEVIQARPGVILLCEALDRISRDQSDILFFFKLLKFNDVELHTVQDGRLNKPGLTIKAYLSEAYTDDVAKKTKRGQVAAVKRGKVASGICYGYNVCKKYDEKGEPIRGLREINPDQSEVIKRIYKEYSEGLLLSEIVETLNKDGIPSPSGKLWKINTLLGNRQKLIGILNNPMYVGQIVFNKERHIRDPITGKRLKKLNPREEWVFKDMPSLRIIDPETEKKVRLRQDRLLVTKGNRTRTTNPLTQKLFCKCCGSSLNLQKKERYFCIQHTKHKNCKNKKSISLEKLMEEISIQLRKALKNNRHHNLYKVQKFISDQKQEITVEQNKYKVQLSNLYEFVAKGTLTPSIKKKIAEYEHRLAVIKSRSEKTLTPAGRATRPLEDYLKRGALLYKDIEFQKDFASLITEIRVDEFQNIFVNPNYEAILKWSISELSNP
- a CDS encoding tyrosine-type recombinase/integrase, whose amino-acid sequence is MVKRRHSDVEKIADFDIDQLHSLTQELEDQAYSSETWKTYNHSWKQFKAWCKKVDASPLPAELKTIQAFLSWLVKEEYSWPTIERTVCAISKFHDLEEETAQTRHIKVKKQLDGIRRSLKTKSKSKKNLTIIDLASICQAAPDKPIWWRNRAILTMGFAGALRRSEVANLKVQDVVFMNDGAILNLWDAKGARKGEVQRVGIPMGQNAMICPIQNLRKWLAFTKATEGPLFLPMKPPLGQEIWKNEPIYKETVSQVVKRGVELIGIDSAIYGGHSLRRGLATAASQANVPLARLKQHTRHKSVQSLLPYIEDSELFADNPANLIGF
- a CDS encoding helix-turn-helix domain-containing protein; protein product: MKTRIKSLGLNQQDLADLLGHNRVTINNRLNGKKNATITQDIISLVAFGEALKSVDPDLYGKTVNTLLADKKEGA
- a CDS encoding ParA family protein; translated protein: MTGQVLSVVQKKGGSGKTTVLASIATLMHEDGAKVAAIDTDPLTPLADFVEACNKQGIEIDYEIETDERALPKLILAYKKEYDIVLIDTAGIDSKATDHSIQLSDLILVPVKAAKPDAKGLVHILETIETQAALKAAHIGEDNFKVPTYIVFSDFKPNTKMAKISSQLIIQKAKAKDITVLDGKMLHRTLFEDFISFGGFLEGNARSAAKDVLASLQIANALDYYDKKKR